A stretch of DNA from Luteolibacter sp. Y139:
GCCACCGTGGACATGCAGCAGATCTTCAAGAGCTATCACCGCACCGAAGCAGCCCAGAAGGACTACAACGTTGAGATCGCCCGGATCCAGAAGCAGGACGGCGAGCGCCTTTCCGGGATCCGGGACATCGGGGCGCAGTTGGAGAAGCTCGTCAAACAACTGGACGATCCCACCGTCGCGGAATCCAAGAAGGTCGAGCTTCAGCGGCAAGCGACCGACCGCAAACAAGAGGGCCTTGCCCTGGAGCGAGAACGCCGGGACTTCATCGAAAGACAGCGCACCCAGGTCAACGAGCGAATGGTCCAAGTGATGAAGGGGCTGTTGGCCGAGATCCGCAAGCAACTCGATGAGATCTCCAGGGCGGAGGACTATGACTACGTGTTCGATTCCTCCGGGGTCAGCGCCTCTCAGGTGCCCTTCGTGCTCTCGTCCAGGGAAAGCGGCGATTTGACGGAGATGGTTTTGACGAAACTCAACGCGGGTGCCGCTAAGGAAGAGGCCGAACCGGCGTCGAAGTGATTGAATGGAAGACGACCTCCCCAAGCTGACGCGTGGATTGGTGCGCTGCGAGGATGCCGCGTGGCGGGACTTCCATGCCCGCTTCTATCCACGGTTGAAGGCTCAGGTGGTGGCTCGCGGTATCCCGGAATGTGAGTCGGCAGAAGTGGTGCAGCGCGTTTACCTGCGGGTGCTCCGGCATGCGAAGGTCTTCCTGGCCCATGAGGATTTCGATGCATGGCTGTCCTGTCTGACGCGGTGCGAGGTCATCGATTCAAGTCGTCGCGATCGGCGGCGGAGCTGGCTGGGCGAGCGCTATCAGCAGTGGCAGGAGCTGCGGCGACCGGCTGTCGATGGAGAGGGAAGTGATCTTGAGGCGGCACTGGCTCAACTGGAGGAAACCGACCGGTCGATGCTGGTGAGGCACTACGTGGAAGGCTGGTCGCAGGAAGACCTGGCCCGCGAGCAAGCGACCACCGTCAAGGCTGTGGAGTCAAAGCTCGCCCGTCTGCGGAAGCGTCTAAGAGGACTGCTGGAAAACCCTGATGTCTGCTAGAAGATGAATGCCATCGATTCAAAGGAGCATGAGGTGCTGGAGCGCACGCTGGGGGAGGTCCGGCGGGTGCGTCGCCATCGGGCGGCGCGCAGGATGGCGGTAATGCCTCTGCTAATGATGCTCGGAGCCGGCTGGTTTGCACTAACTCGTGGTCCGGCACCGGCTCCGCCCGTGATGACGGAGGCTCCACAGGCAGCCCACACCGCAGGGGAGTCGCTGACCGTGGTCGAGTGGAAGGACGGCATGCCCTCACTGGTCGAATATTCGGGAAAGGACCTCGGGAAACTGGAACTCGCCTTCAGCTTGGAGCCCGTCGTCACGTTTCCAGAAGAGCTCTGGTAAGAAGGAGGATTGCAAAGCTCATCGCCACGGCTAGACCCGGCGCGTGAACGTCATCCTGGCATCAGCTTCCCCGCGGCGGAGAGAACTTCTGTCTGCGACCGGCATGCATTTCGAAGTCGTGACCTCGCCCGCGGAAGAGATCCATGACGCCGCCATTCCACTCGACGAACTGTGCGAGAAAAACGCCGAGCTCAAGGCGCTGGCCGTGGCGGTCGATCATCCAGACGCCGCAGTGATCGGAGCCGACACGCTGGTGTGGATCGAGGGCGAACCGCTGGGCAAGCCAAAGGATCTCGACGAGGCGCGGGCCATGCTACGGAAACTCAGCGGTCGGCCTCACACCGTGTGCACCGGTGTTTGCGTGGTCTTCCCCGGTGGAAGAGTGCAGCGCTTCCATGAACTGACCGCGGTCCGTTTCCGGGAACTGGATGACGCCACGATCGAGGCCTACTTCGAAAAGACCAACCCGCTGGACAAGGCAGGAGCCTACGGCATCCAAGACAGCGGTGAGATGATTGTCGAAGGCATCGAAGGAGCCTTCGACAATGTCATGGGGCTTCCGGTGGCGAGGCTCGTTGAGATGCTAGGGGCGGAAAATTGAATCCCGACAATCCCCGACAACCCGCTTCTCCCAGAATATTTCGCTCGCCTCTGAAGGACTGGGCCGGCAGAACATTGGATATGTTGACATTGTTAGCCGCCTCTTATCAGACCAGCTCGCCTGGCGGAGCTGAAATCGTCGTTATCCTCCTGTTTGTCTTGGTTGGGTTGGCTGCCATCGGGGTGTGGCTATGGTCCCTCATTCACTGCATCCGCAACAAGATGCTGTCCGATACCAACCGCATCATTGGCATCGTGCTTATCGTCCTCCTGGGACTGCTCGGCAGTTTGATCTATTTGTTCCTGCCGCGGGAGTCACAGCCCCAGAGGTGAGGTTCATCGGGGTGGACATTCGTCCACCCCGCGTCGACGGCACGTCGACACCCCTTAAGCCACCACGAACCCAGCCGCCTGCTCTGGCGTCAGCTCGATGAACTGCCACGGCAGGCCGTGCACATTCAGATCCGCCATGAAGCTGTCCGGATCATACTGCTCCATGTTCCAGACGCCCGGCTTCTTCCACTTGCCTTCCAGCATCTGCTTCGCGCCGATCATGGCGGGCACGCCGGTGGTGTAGCTGATCGCCTGGCTGCCGACTTCGCGGAAGCACTCCTCGTGGTCGCAGATGTTGTAGACGTAGATCGCCTTCGGTTTGCCATCCTTCACGCCGGTGATGACGTTGCCGATACAGGTCCTGCCCTTGGTGGTAACGCCAAGATCGCCGGGGTTCGGCAGCACGGCCTTGAGGAACTGCAGCGGAATGATCTCCACGCCCTGATAGACGACCGGATCGATGCGAGTCATGCCGACGTTCTGGAGCACTTCAAGGTGCTTCAGGTAGTTCGGCGAAAAGCTCATCCAGAACTGGGCACGCTGGATCGTCGGGATGTGCTTCACCAACGATTCCAGCTCCTCGTGATACATCCGGTAGATCTCATAGGTGCCGACTCCCTCCGGACAGGTGAAGGGCTGGTGCTTCGACATCGGCGCGGTTTCTACAAAAGCACCATCTTCCCAGTGCCTGCACTCGGCGGTCACCTCGCGGATATTGATCTCCGGATTGAAATTGGTGGCGAAGGCGTGGCCGTGGTTGCCACCGTTCACGTCGATGATGTCCAGCGTGTGGATCTCGTCGAAATGGTGCTTCAGCGCCCAGGCGGTGAAAACGTTCGTCACGCCCGGGTCGAAGCCGGAGCCGAGCAGGGCGGACAGGCCGGCTTTCTCGAACTTCTCCTGATAGGCCCACTGCCAGGAATATTCGAACTTCGCGACGTCCTTCGGCTCATAATTCGCAGTGTCCAGATAATCCACGCCGGCATCCAGGCAGGCATCCATGATGGTCAGGTCCTGGTAGGGCAGGGCGACATTCACGACCAGCGTGGCACCGGTTTCACGGATCAGGGCGGCGGTCTGGGCTGGATCGTCGGCGTCCACCTGGGCGGTGGCGATGTCGCGGCCCGTGCGGGCCTTCACGGACTCAGCAATGGCGTCGCACTTCGATTTGGTCCGGGACGCGAGGGTGATTTCGCCGAAAATCTCGGGGACCATGGCGCACTTGTGGGCGACGACGCTGCCGACTCCGCCGGCTCCGATGAGAAGGACCTTGTTCATGGAAATGGTGGGGAGAAGGGGTGGGGGAAAGCGGCCCGCCACGCAAGGAATTCCGCGTGCAGGAATCGTTCCCCGCAGATCCGGCCGCCGGGCAGCAAGATTTTAGAGACAAACGGCCCGCCGGAGGGCATTTTACCAGCGAATGAAGTCGTGTCCCTCCGCGGAATGGAAAGCTTGGTTGGCCGAAAATGGCCCCCGGCTGCTCCTTTTTGCACGCGGCTGGGCCCCGAGCCGGGAGGATGCCGAGGATTTGGTCCAAGAAGCCATCGTCCGCTTGTGGAATTACCAGCAGGACAAGGGCAGTGGGGTTCCGGACCTGCCGCTGGCCTTTTCCACCATCCGCTTCTGCGGACTGAACCACCACCGCTCGGAATCCCGTCGGCGGAAACGGGAGGAATCGATCATCTACCTGAACGACTTCACCGATGTCTGGCTCGACCCGTCCGTGGAGGACGACGAGGACGCCGTCCGCCTGCGGGATGCCGTCCAGAAGCTCAGCCCGAAGCTGCGCGAGGTGGTCACCATGAAAATCTGGGGTGGACTCACCTTTGCCGAAATTTCCGAAGCCCTCGCCATTTCCCAAAACACTGCCGCGTCACGCTACCGCTACGCGCTCGAACAACTCGCGCAAGACATGCGCCGACTGAAGGAAGAACGCCATGGAATCGCCTGAAGATATCGAAAAGGCGCTCGCCCGTCTGATGCCCTCCGCGATCAGCGAGAGAGGCCAGCGGTCGATGAACGACCTGATCGACAGCCTCGCCGCCGGAGAAACGGTGGCGGTGGAATTGCCGCCCGCGAAGAAGTCCAGCCGCCTGGCTTGGTTCGGCTTCGGTGGGATCGGCGCAACCGCTGCTGCAGTGGCCTTGGCGCTCAGCCTGCCGCAGGGAGACCCGGGTGTGGGATCTCGCGCCGTGGTCGTAAATGCTCCCGTGAAGGAAGCTTCGGCGGCCAAGAGCGACGTGGTTTTGATCGGCTCTTCCGAAGTGGTGGAAGACGCCGTGCCGGAAGACTGGATGTCGGAAACCGACGGCGTCCCGCATCGTGCCTGGCGCGTCCGGGTCGTCGATCAGGAACGCGTCCGCGATGTCGAAACCGGTTACGAAGTGCTCGTCTCCCGTCCGCGGGAGGAAGTCCGGCTGATGCCTGTCACCTCATTCTAATTCGTGAAATTCGCTATCTCCATCCTCGGAATCGCTCTCGGCAGCTTCGCCTTCGCGCAAGAAGCAGGAGTCGAAAAGCCGGCCACGACTCCGCCGCAAGTCCTGCACGGGGTATGCGGCATGCCTTGGCTCGGCCTGACGGTGGATCCTCTGGACGATGCCGTGCGCGCCCATGTCCCCGCGCTTCCCCAGGGGATTGGCTTCGTGGTCACGGACGTGGCCGCGGGCAGCCCGGCGGAGAAGTCCGGCGTGAAGACCTACGACATCTTTTGGAAGCTCGGCGACCAATTGATCGCAAACAAAGCTCAACTCTACACCCTGCTCCGTCTGCACAAGGATGGCGACGAAGTGAAGCTCGGCCTCTATCGATCCGGCGAATCGCTGACGATTCCCGTGGTCTTGGGCCATCCGCAGGAAAATCAGGCGCTTGCCCAACTACCGATCAAGCCCGTCATTCTGCCGGACACGCCGATGAAGGTGCTCAATCCCGCCGAGCGCAGCGCCACGATCGACACAGCCGACGGCAAGGCCGTGCTCAGCCTGGTGAACGGCCAGTCCGAGGTGAAAATCGCGGACAAGAACGGAAACGTGCTTTTCGAAGGTCCGACCAAGGATGCCCAGGGAGTTTCACTTGTCCCGGATGCGTGGAAGTCCCGTGTGGGAGCCTTGGAGCGGGCTTTGGCACATGCCCTCAAGGGCGGCAACCACGAGCAGCCCCGTGACCGCGTTCTCCCGCCTCCAGCGGAGCAGAAGTAAGGCACCTTTGGCCTACCTGTGGTCGCTCACCGCGGTGCCTGAGAGGGAGTCGTGCCAGGCGCGATTGCCATTCGTGAAGAAGGCGAAGTAGAAGCCGAGGCAGCAGGGCGCGAACGAGAGTATTTTCGCCGCATTCCGCCCCAGCACTTGTCCGATGGTAAGCTTGGTGCCCTGCACTGGCCTCACGCGGATTCCCATCGCAACCTTGCCGTAGGTTCCCTGCATCGGCGACAGCTCGGCGAGGGTGCAATAAATGATCCAGATGCCGACAGTTCCCAGGCCGATCAGCAATCTTGCCTGCAGGGCCGCCTCTTGGACTGCTGGTGGCGAGGTCCGGTCGATGATCGGGCTAACCCCGAAGTAGGCGTGCGATACCAGATATAGCCCCATCTGGATGGGCACCGTGTCGATCAGGTAGGCGATGGTCCGCTTGACGTTGTTGGCGGGGCGATACGTGAGATAACGCATGAAACTCGCCCGCATGTTAGACATCTCTCCGGCACGGGCAAGACATCATCGGGGAGAAAGGATCAACAATCAAATTGCCTGAAGAGGCAGGACCGCTGGCGCCAAATGCGGGATCATCCAAACGAGACCTTCGATTGATGATGGGGGACTCCGCCTACTTCTTCAGCTGCCGCAATTGCTCAAGCCGCGACAACGGCTTCTCCGCCGGAGCAGCAGCTGCCGCAGGCTTTTCCTCTGCCTTGGCGACAGGCGGCGGTGGTGGCGCGTTCTCAGCAGGCTTGTCGATGCGGAGCGTCCCGCCCTGGCCGACCTGATGAAGAATGGTGGCACCGTTCTCGGGCACCGTGACGCGACAGAAGAGAGCCGTATGTTTGCCCACTGCTGCATCAGCGGCGATCTCCACGGGGAAATTCACCTCCGCCTGCCCCTTCGGGAAGCTGACCGGCTGGGTCTTCGCCCCGTGTGGCAGGCCTAACAATTCGGCGGTGGCATTGCCGGTGAAGTTGCCGGGGTAGTCGACCTTGCACACCACGGTCGTTGGCTTGCCTTGCTCGGTGGCGGCCATGTCGATGGCCATGCCCAGATAAGGTTCCGCGATTTTCAGGGTAACGAGCGAGGTGGATACCAGCACCGGACCCTTGGGAGTATTCGCTTCGCCCAGCACGCAGACCTGCCACTCGCCCGGTGCGGCATCGCCATTGGCATTCACTTCGTAGAGTGCCTCGCTCTGATCGCCGGGCATCGTGACGGTGGCAGGGGTGCCGATCCCCGGCGGGTTCCAGAGGAAGCGCAGGTTGATCGGCTCCTTGTAGTCCCCGTTGCGCTGGGCGCGGACCTTCAGGTTCATCGAGCCGTTCTTCACGATCGGCACTGCAGGAGCCTCAAGCTCCAGATGAAACGGGGCTTCTTCGATCACCGCGACGGCAATGCGATCGCTCTCGGCGGAATGATAGGCGCCCTGGTTGTTCACTTCCACATGATGGACCGTATCGATCAGGGCCCCTTCCAGCGGCGGTGCATCACCGGTGGACTTCACCTTGAACCGATGCAGGCTGCCCGCCACCGGCGCTTCGGCAGTGGCTTCGAAGACCACCGGCGTGGCATTGACCGAGCGATGGAAGACGGGCGATTTCAGCGAAACTCCCGCAGGCAGGCTTTCCGCAGAAAACGCGAGGTCACAGCCGATGTTCTCGCGGGTGACATTGATCACGGCCGCATAGCGATTGCCGCGCGGCACATTGATCACCTTCCACTTCTGGGAGTTGTCACGCTCGACCACGGGCAAGGCAGCGGCAACCACCGGATCGCGGCGCGTGATTTCGAGCCGGTAGGTGAAGTCAGCGCCGCCCTGTTTGAGCTGATCGCGGACCACGGCCACATATTCGCCATCTTCCGGCGCAGCCCATTGGAGGATGGAGTCGGGTCCGCCCTGGTCGTCGTTGTTCGCGAGATTCTTGCCCTTGTCCGCATCGCGGATTGAGAGCACTGGATCCAGCGGTGAACGGAGTTCACGGGCGAGCACCTTCAGTGTCAGGTTCTCGCCTTTCTTTGCAGAGAAGGAAAAGAAGTCCACGTCGCCGGTCTCGCCGATCACGCCATGGGCGGCGCAGGGGAGATCGGGAAGCTTCGTTGCTTGCTTCGCGCCCTCGTTGGGCTCGATTTCGGCGACGTGGTTGAGGGAGGAAACCTTGATCCAGACGGGAGAAGGAGCAGACAACCCGTCACGCGATGGAAAGAGAGGGAAGCGGCCACCGGCATCGGCAGGGATGGTGACGCGTTCCGTGAACTCGCCGGCCGGATCGCCGATGAACTTGAATTCCACCGTTTCGCCGGGTTTTGCCCCCGTGGGAAAGACACCGGTCGGCCGCGGGAAGGTGCCGATGCTCACCCGATACTCACAGTTGTCATTGCCTTCATAGGCAGCCTCGCGCACCAGCACGCGATAGTCACCATCCTCGGGGATGATTGTAGAGACGAAGGCGTCCGTGCGCAGCAGCGGGGCATCATCGCACGAGGCGATCTCGAAGCCTTTGGGATCGACGATAGCCACATAGGCATCGAACATCGTACGACCCAGGCGCATCGCTTCGACCTCTGCGGTGAAGCGCTGGCCCTTCTTCAAACTGCAAACATAGTAGTCCACGTCCTCCTGCTTGGCCACGCCCTGGACCGTGGTATTCAGCTCGATCCGCTGTGCCTGCTCCGGCTTGTCGTTCGGATCGACTTCATTCACGACCGGAAACTGTCCGACAAAAAACGATCTCAGGTAGCTGACACCGCCTGTCGTGCGGACGCGCAGGCCGTGCTCACCGAGCGGCGCATCCGGCTTGATGAAGACCTTGGCAGAGGCGTGCTTGTCGTTCTCGACGGCGATCGAACGCACCTCGACGCCCGGGTCGTAGGCGAGCAACTCCTGCAGGCCATCGAGACGTTCACCGTAGAATTGCATCTCCACCTCCGTGCCCCGCTGGCCACCGCGCGGCTCGATGAGATTCAGCACCGGCGTGAAACCGGCGAAGGCGGTCCCGCCCAAAAGCAGCGAAAGCGTGAGCCGCGCAATCATGCCTTCTTCGCAAGCAGGGCATCCAGCACGTTGCCATCGGCCACGATCTCGATCGGCCGGCCGCCGGGAGCCATCAGCTCCTTGTCCGCGTTGATGCCGATCTGGTTGTAGATCGTGGTGGAAAGGTCCGCCACGGTGATCCCATCGGTATCCACACCGCCACCAAGGGCATCGGACGAACCATGGACGTAGCCTTGCTTGAAGCCGCCGCCAGCCATCATCACCGAGAAGACATTCGGCCAATGATCGCGGCCGCCGGTCGGGTTGATCTTCGGCGTGCGGCCGAATTCGGTGGTCACCATCACCAGCGTGGAGTCCAGCATGCCACGGCGCTCTAGGTCGCGGATCAGCGCGGCGATCGCCTTGTCCACCTTGGGGAGCTGGCCCTCGATGTTACCCTTGATGTTGTCGTGGTGGTCCCAGCCGCCGACGGTGAGGGACACGAAGCGCGTGCCAGCTTCGATCAAGCGACGGGCGAGCAACATCCGTTGGCCCGCGTCATTGCGACCGTATTCCTCTTTCAGGGCATCCGGCTCGGCTTTCAGGTTGAAGGCCTCGCGGGCCTTCTCGGACGAGATCAGCTTGTAGGCGTGCTGATAGAAGGCATCCATCGCATCGATCGCGTCAGACTTCTCCAAGCCGCGGAAGTGGGCATCCACCGTCTCCAGCAGCGAGCGGCGGCGGTTGAAGCGGAATTCATCGCAGCCACCGGGCAGGTTCAGGTCGCGGACCTGGAAGTTCCCCTGCGCCGGATCCGAGCCGAGTGCGAAGGGGCCGAAGGCCGAGGAAAGGTAGCCGCTGCCCGCGAATTCATTCGGCACGGTCGGCACGCAGACGTAGGGCGGCAGATTGTTCATCGGCCCCAGCTCATGGGAAATCACCGAGCCGTAGGACGGATACTCCAGCGCCGGGGACGGGCGGTAGCCGGTGAACATGTTATGCGTGCCGCGCTCGTGAGCCGCCTCACCGTGGGACATCGAGCGGATGACTGTCATCTTGTCCGCGAGCGTGGCGAGTTCCTTGAGGTTCTCGCCGAACTGCACACCGGGGATCTTGGTGTCGATCGCGCCGAAGGGTCCGCGATACTCGGCCGGGGCATAGGGCTTGGGGTCGAACGACTCCTGATGAGCCATACCCCCCGGTAGGAAAATGTGGATGATGCCCTTCGCCACCCCCTCGCGGGTCTCGTAGAACTTCTGGTCCCCCCGGGCCTGCTGGCGCAGGAACTGGGGAAGGGTGAGCCCGAGCCCCCCGACCAAGCCCACGTGGAGGAATTCTCGACGGGACGCATAGCGGTCGAGCGGATTGCCGGGGCAGGTCGGTTTCATAGGTGAAAAGGAGTTACCGAGCACTGGTTACGCCGGTGCAGGGGAATTCTTTTTCACCATTGAGCAGCGAAAACCGGAAAAACGCCGGTTCCCGTCCTGCTAGCCCGCAAATTCCGCCTCACCCACGTGAATCCGCCCGCTTTCGAGGATCTTGCAACGCAGCCCGCCGCGGTCATGCATCAGTTTCTCGGTTCCGGCCCTCCCGCAGGCATCATCCATCCAATAGCACGGGGCACACTTCTGGGTACCCTCCAGCAAGGCATCGCCGAGTCGGAAAACGCGGCCCACCAGGCGGTTCAGGTCGATCCCGGACACCACCACATTTCGCCGGAAAGCCGACGGCGGCAGGTCCGGGTTCTCCGCATGCTGGCGGATGTCATCGATGACCGAGCGGTCGATCAGCGTGACCTGCCCCTTGTAATTGTCCTTCCAGTCGAAAAACCGGTCGCCGGGAATCCCGCGGCCGGCCACCAGCTCGACCTCTTCGTGTTCCACAATCCCATGCTCGCTCGGAGCCTGGCCGTGGTGGCCGAAGTAATTGTGGCCGGGCGAGGTGTAGAGACCGTGGATGACGACGCGGGTCACGGGAGAAAGGTAGTTTCCGGATGAAAGCCATGCAACTCACGCCTTCGCCAGTGCCACAGCGCAGAACTTGTAGTTCGGCTGGCGGGAATGCGGGTCGAAGGACGGATGGGTGAGTCGATTCACCTCCGGATAGTGCATTGGCAGGAAGAGCTGGCCGGGCTGCACGGTCGGCGCGATGTAGACGGAGGCATGCATCTCGCCACGCCGTGAACGGATAGTCACGGTGTCGTGCTCCTTGAGGCGGAGGCGGGAGGCATCGGTCGGATGGATTTCAATGTAGGCCTCCTGCGGATAGAGCTTCTGCAGGATGTCCGACTTTCCCGTGCGGCTCTGGGTGTGCCACTGGCTGCTGGTGCCGCGGCCGGTGAGAAGGGTGAAGGGATAAGCGGAGTCGGTTGGCTCCGGCAGATCCGCTGGGGGCGAGAAGAGCAGCTTCGCCTTGCCACTAGGAGTGTAGTAGTTTCCGTCCTCAAAAAGCCGGCGCTCACGATTCGCCGGTGGATTGGAGGCGGGGTAGGGCCACTGGACCCCACCGAGGCGATCGATCATTTCGTAGCCTTCCACCCCGGTGATGTCGCAGGGGCGATCTTTTGTTAGATCACGCAACAGGCGGAAGGCGGACTCGGGATCAGTCCAGCGGCTGAACAACTCATCACAGCCCCAGGCATGGGCGATCAGCCGGAAGATGCGGAAGTCGGAAAGTGCGATACCCGGGGCCTCACGCACCTTCTTGAGCGTGCCAATGCGCCGCTCGGAATTGATGAAGCAGCCGTCTTTCTCACCCCAACCGGCCGAGGGCAGCACGAGGTCTGCGGCCCGCGCACTCTCGGTGGTGTGGAACATGTCCTGCACCACGATGAACTCCAGCTTCTCCCGCAACGCCGCCAGCCGGCCGCTGTCGATCCACGAGTGGAAGGGATTGGTGGCCACGATCCACAGGCCCTTGATCTTGCCCTCTTCGGCGGCGGCCAGGATCTGGTCATAGGCGAGTGAGGAATCGGCCGGGATATTTTCCAGCGGAATCCCGAGTCCGGCGGCAACCTTCTCGCGATGGCTCTCGTAGGCGAAATCGTGCCCGCCGACCATCGAGGTCGTATTCGAGAACAGCCGCGAACCCATCGCATTGCACTGGCCAGTGATCGAGTTCGCGCCGGTGCCAGGCTTGCCGATATTGCCCGTGATCAGGGCCAGGTTGATCATCGCCTGCGCCGCGCGAACCCCCTCGTAGGATTGATTGATCCCCATGGTCCACCACCACGAGACGCGCTTGCCGGGCTCGGACACGGTGCGGGCGAGCGCTTCGATCGCCTCGACCGATTGCCCGGTTTTCTCGCTAACTGATTCAGGGGAATAGTCGCGGAGGAACGCGACAAAGTCATCGTAACCCTCCGTGCGCTCGATCGACTCGGGATCGGTCCGGCCATCGCGGACGATGCAGTGCGCGAGCGAGTAGAAGAGCGCCAGGTCACCCTTCGGCTTCAGCACCACGTGCTGGGTCGCGGCCTGCGCGGTCTCGGTGGCGCGGGGATCGATGACGATGATCTGCGGGTTGCGCTTATTCCGCATCACCCGCTGCCACAGGATGGGGTGGGCGATGCAGAGGTTCGAGCCGACCAGCACGATCACGTCGCTTTCCTCGAAATCGGCATAGCTATAAGGCGGCGCATCGAAGCCGAAGGACTGCTTGTAGGCCGCCACAGCCGTCGCCATGCATTGGCGGGTATTCGCGTCGCCGTGGATGAAGCCCATCCCGAACTTGAACAGGCTGCCGAGGAAGGCCATCTCCTCAAACGGGATCTGGCCGGTGGAAAGGAAGGCGACCGACTCGCGGCCGTGCTTCTCCTTGATGTCCTTGAAGTGGGAAACAAAGGCCTCCATCGCCTCCGCCCAGCCGACCGGCACCATTTCGCCGGCGTCATTCCTCAGCAGCGGCGTGGTCGCGCGGTCGGGCGAGTCAAGCGGATCGAGCGCCTGCCAACCCTTCGGGCAAGCCATGCCAAGGTTCACTGGATAGCCCGCCTGCGGGGTCAGGTTGATCGCCCGGCCGTTTTCATCCAGGTGGAGCTTCAGCTGGCAGCCGGTAGCGCAGTAGCCACAGATCGAGGTGACGGTGGACGCCGGTTTGAGCCGCGCGGGCACCTTGCCGAGGCCGAAATGGCCGGGCTCGAGAACCAAGTCCGCGGTCAGCGGGCCGGTGTGCTGCTTGAGGAGCTTTGAAAGCATCAGGTCGGGAGAAGCGAAATCTAACCCCGAAAGAGCACGCCCCGTGCGCTTTTTTGAGGTCAAATCACGCCATCCCGTCCGGAGAAATCATTCGCCCCATGAAGTAGCTTCATTCAGGGAGGCCCTGACCCGCCACCGGTCGTGCCTGAACTCGCGTAACTCCTAGGGAGAGAATCACTCGTCTCCCCGGGACTCCCGCTTCAGTTTCTCAACCTCCCGGCGCAGCTCCTCGATCTGGCGTTGCTGCCGCTCCATCTGGCGGGCCAGCTGCTCCATGCTGCCCACCAAGGCCGATCGCTTGCGTTCGCCCTCGGCTGCCGGCCGGCCTTCTTGGCCCGGCCTGCCTTCCTCTCGGTCGGCTTGCGGCGGCGGCCCTTCCGGGCGCAGCTTGGCGTCTTTGCGCTCACCGCGGTGGATCCAGGCAAGCTTCAGCGGCTTGTCCTCCCGTCCTGCTTGTTCCACCGCCTGTCTAAGGTCATCGATGCTGCCGATTTTCTTGTCTCCGGCGGAGAGAATGATGTCGTTCACCTGCAGGCCGAGGCGGTGCGCCGGG
This window harbors:
- a CDS encoding OmpH family outer membrane protein, translated to MIKSALLALLVLVAPAFAEERPLKIATVDMQQIFKSYHRTEAAQKDYNVEIARIQKQDGERLSGIRDIGAQLEKLVKQLDDPTVAESKKVELQRQATDRKQEGLALERERRDFIERQRTQVNERMVQVMKGLLAEIRKQLDEISRAEDYDYVFDSSGVSASQVPFVLSSRESGDLTEMVLTKLNAGAAKEEAEPASK
- a CDS encoding RNA polymerase sigma factor, which produces MEDDLPKLTRGLVRCEDAAWRDFHARFYPRLKAQVVARGIPECESAEVVQRVYLRVLRHAKVFLAHEDFDAWLSCLTRCEVIDSSRRDRRRSWLGERYQQWQELRRPAVDGEGSDLEAALAQLEETDRSMLVRHYVEGWSQEDLAREQATTVKAVESKLARLRKRLRGLLENPDVC
- a CDS encoding Maf family protein yields the protein MNVILASASPRRRELLSATGMHFEVVTSPAEEIHDAAIPLDELCEKNAELKALAVAVDHPDAAVIGADTLVWIEGEPLGKPKDLDEARAMLRKLSGRPHTVCTGVCVVFPGGRVQRFHELTAVRFRELDDATIEAYFEKTNPLDKAGAYGIQDSGEMIVEGIEGAFDNVMGLPVARLVEMLGAEN
- a CDS encoding saccharopine dehydrogenase family protein: MNKVLLIGAGGVGSVVAHKCAMVPEIFGEITLASRTKSKCDAIAESVKARTGRDIATAQVDADDPAQTAALIRETGATLVVNVALPYQDLTIMDACLDAGVDYLDTANYEPKDVAKFEYSWQWAYQEKFEKAGLSALLGSGFDPGVTNVFTAWALKHHFDEIHTLDIIDVNGGNHGHAFATNFNPEINIREVTAECRHWEDGAFVETAPMSKHQPFTCPEGVGTYEIYRMYHEELESLVKHIPTIQRAQFWMSFSPNYLKHLEVLQNVGMTRIDPVVYQGVEIIPLQFLKAVLPNPGDLGVTTKGRTCIGNVITGVKDGKPKAIYVYNICDHEECFREVGSQAISYTTGVPAMIGAKQMLEGKWKKPGVWNMEQYDPDSFMADLNVHGLPWQFIELTPEQAAGFVVA
- a CDS encoding RNA polymerase sigma factor, with protein sequence MKSCPSAEWKAWLAENGPRLLLFARGWAPSREDAEDLVQEAIVRLWNYQQDKGSGVPDLPLAFSTIRFCGLNHHRSESRRRKREESIIYLNDFTDVWLDPSVEDDEDAVRLRDAVQKLSPKLREVVTMKIWGGLTFAEISEALAISQNTAASRYRYALEQLAQDMRRLKEERHGIA
- a CDS encoding PDZ domain-containing protein; the encoded protein is MKFAISILGIALGSFAFAQEAGVEKPATTPPQVLHGVCGMPWLGLTVDPLDDAVRAHVPALPQGIGFVVTDVAAGSPAEKSGVKTYDIFWKLGDQLIANKAQLYTLLRLHKDGDEVKLGLYRSGESLTIPVVLGHPQENQALAQLPIKPVILPDTPMKVLNPAERSATIDTADGKAVLSLVNGQSEVKIADKNGNVLFEGPTKDAQGVSLVPDAWKSRVGALERALAHALKGGNHEQPRDRVLPPPAEQK
- a CDS encoding RDD family protein; this translates as MRYLTYRPANNVKRTIAYLIDTVPIQMGLYLVSHAYFGVSPIIDRTSPPAVQEAALQARLLIGLGTVGIWIIYCTLAELSPMQGTYGKVAMGIRVRPVQGTKLTIGQVLGRNAAKILSFAPCCLGFYFAFFTNGNRAWHDSLSGTAVSDHR
- a CDS encoding PPC domain-containing protein, giving the protein MIARLTLSLLLGGTAFAGFTPVLNLIEPRGGQRGTEVEMQFYGERLDGLQELLAYDPGVEVRSIAVENDKHASAKVFIKPDAPLGEHGLRVRTTGGVSYLRSFFVGQFPVVNEVDPNDKPEQAQRIELNTTVQGVAKQEDVDYYVCSLKKGQRFTAEVEAMRLGRTMFDAYVAIVDPKGFEIASCDDAPLLRTDAFVSTIIPEDGDYRVLVREAAYEGNDNCEYRVSIGTFPRPTGVFPTGAKPGETVEFKFIGDPAGEFTERVTIPADAGGRFPLFPSRDGLSAPSPVWIKVSSLNHVAEIEPNEGAKQATKLPDLPCAAHGVIGETGDVDFFSFSAKKGENLTLKVLARELRSPLDPVLSIRDADKGKNLANNDDQGGPDSILQWAAPEDGEYVAVVRDQLKQGGADFTYRLEITRRDPVVAAALPVVERDNSQKWKVINVPRGNRYAAVINVTRENIGCDLAFSAESLPAGVSLKSPVFHRSVNATPVVFEATAEAPVAGSLHRFKVKSTGDAPPLEGALIDTVHHVEVNNQGAYHSAESDRIAVAVIEEAPFHLELEAPAVPIVKNGSMNLKVRAQRNGDYKEPINLRFLWNPPGIGTPATVTMPGDQSEALYEVNANGDAAPGEWQVCVLGEANTPKGPVLVSTSLVTLKIAEPYLGMAIDMAATEQGKPTTVVCKVDYPGNFTGNATAELLGLPHGAKTQPVSFPKGQAEVNFPVEIAADAAVGKHTALFCRVTVPENGATILHQVGQGGTLRIDKPAENAPPPPPVAKAEEKPAAAAAPAEKPLSRLEQLRQLKK